The proteins below are encoded in one region of Dioscorea cayenensis subsp. rotundata cultivar TDr96_F1 chromosome 18, TDr96_F1_v2_PseudoChromosome.rev07_lg8_w22 25.fasta, whole genome shotgun sequence:
- the LOC120282234 gene encoding uncharacterized protein LOC120282234 isoform X2 — protein sequence MISSSAPLFVLFLFVFRVCLSDDSPSTGGLDSPMLALVRALGRSRPFGRCREASHVSTGDFEAKIQRDNDASSITDLSSSLQNEVTTNPFVNVYRALNDQKSMADRFERWIVEHGRHYKDESEKQLRFEIFKAKVAYIEYFNAGNHMYTLAINKFADLTKEEVTAQYTGFIPPDEDEDFGHIDSSSEDSSSEDESLV from the exons ATGATCTCATCTTCCGCTCcgctctttgttttgtttttgttcgtGTTTAGGGTTTGTCTCTCCGATGACTCTCCTAGTACTGGTGGATTAGATTCTCCGATGTTGGCGTTGGTGAGAGCCCTGGGGCGTTCACGGCCCTTTGGTCGGTGCCGAGAGGCATCTCATGTCTCGACTGGAGACTTCGAGGCGAAGATCCAGCGGGATAATGATGCGTCTTCGATCACAGATCTGTCCTCATCTCTGCAAAACGAGG TGACTACAAATCCTTTCGTGAATGTATATCGTGCGCTGAATGATCAGAAATCTATGGCCGATAGATTTGAGAGGTGGATTGTTGAGCATGGTCGGCACTACAAAGATGAATCTGAGAAGCAGCTTCGCTTCGAGATATTTAAGGCTAAGGTTGCGTACATTGAGTACTTTAATGCCGGGAATCACATGTATACACTTGCCATAAACAAGTTTGCCGACCTAACAAAGGAGGAGGTGACAGCTCAGTACACTGGCTTTATCCCTCCTGATGAGGATGAAGACTTTGGACATATAGATTCATCTTCTGAAGATTCATCTTCTGAAGATGAATCCTTAGTgtaa
- the LOC120282234 gene encoding oryzain gamma chain-like isoform X1, translated as MISSSAPLFVLFLFVFRVCLSDDSPSTGGLDSPMLALVRALGRSRPFGRCREASHVSTGDFEAKIQRDNDASSITDLSSSLQNEGADTTTASHLTTNPFVNVYRALNDQKSMADRFERWIVEHGRHYKDESEKQLRFEIFKAKVAYIEYFNAGNHMYTLAINKFADLTKEEVTAQYTGFIPPDEDEDFGHIDSSSEDSSSEDESLV; from the exons ATGATCTCATCTTCCGCTCcgctctttgttttgtttttgttcgtGTTTAGGGTTTGTCTCTCCGATGACTCTCCTAGTACTGGTGGATTAGATTCTCCGATGTTGGCGTTGGTGAGAGCCCTGGGGCGTTCACGGCCCTTTGGTCGGTGCCGAGAGGCATCTCATGTCTCGACTGGAGACTTCGAGGCGAAGATCCAGCGGGATAATGATGCGTCTTCGATCACAGATCTGTCCTCATCTCTGCAAAACGAGGGTGCTGACACCACCACTGCCTCTCACT TGACTACAAATCCTTTCGTGAATGTATATCGTGCGCTGAATGATCAGAAATCTATGGCCGATAGATTTGAGAGGTGGATTGTTGAGCATGGTCGGCACTACAAAGATGAATCTGAGAAGCAGCTTCGCTTCGAGATATTTAAGGCTAAGGTTGCGTACATTGAGTACTTTAATGCCGGGAATCACATGTATACACTTGCCATAAACAAGTTTGCCGACCTAACAAAGGAGGAGGTGACAGCTCAGTACACTGGCTTTATCCCTCCTGATGAGGATGAAGACTTTGGACATATAGATTCATCTTCTGAAGATTCATCTTCTGAAGATGAATCCTTAGTgtaa
- the LOC120282152 gene encoding uncharacterized protein LOC120282152 → SRVRCSSLKPLSPDRRWKFICEPIEKDVRLLSKKIPITKYLNFQVGIGHNFHHNLTGWQWKISTCLGGDGISQFRNKTSVSLFPGFDLRIGYRAEYILPEIHGAVGTGEPILNMNYGKLHASIDRFEAIITHGS, encoded by the exons TCTCGCGTCCGTTGCTCATCATTAAAACCTCTATCGCCTGATCGGAGATGGAAGTTCATATGTGAGCCAATAGAAAAGGATGTGCGCCTGCTGTCCAAGAAGATCCCTATAACAAAATATCTTAATTTTCAG GTCGGCATAGGGCATAATTTCCATCACAATTTGACCGGATGGCAATGGAAGATTTCAACTTGTTTGGGTGGTGACGGTATTTCCCAGTTTAGAAACAAAACATCGGTCAGTTTATTTCCAGGATTTGACTTGAGGATTGGTTACAGGGCGGAGTACATCCTTCCTGAAATTCATGG GGCTGTCGGGACCGGGGAACCGATCCTTAATATGAACTATGGAAAGTTGCATGCATCTATAGACAGATTTGAGGCAATTATAACTCATGGAAGCTGA